From Candidatus Nitrospira nitrificans:
CGCGACTTGCACCTCTTCATCAGGATGTTTCAGCATGTCGCAGAGGGAGAGAACCGATGTGGGAATCGCCCCGATCAGGTGGCTGAGGACTTGTCGGGTCGCACGGTCCTGAGTTTTAGGAAGCAAGGCCACCAGCGCCCGAGCCGTGTCCGTGTCGAGCACTCCTGCCATCTGTTCAAGGGCTGACGCACCGGCTTTTCGAACAACCTCCTCGTCATGTTCGAGTAGGCCGACGAGCGCAACTCCGGCTTGCGGATCTTTGATACGGGCCAGCATCGCGGCGGCTTCTTTTTTTAATTCGGTGGGCCCGGACCGGAGGGCCTCGATGAGCGCCTGCACCGAACGGGGACCGCCGGCCACACAAGCGGCCGTGGCTCGCATGCGGCGCCAATCCTCTTCATGGATCAGTTCGGAGACCAGCGTCTCTATCGTTTCCTTCGGCATGATAGTCAGTGGGGGAGCGGGATGTTGAAAAAGCCCTCCAGCTTCGCCTTCGCATCGCTTGGAGGCTCAACATACAGAATAAAGTATGCCTCGCTTCGCTCGCCGCGGCCTTGCCCGTGGAACGACGCGTCATGGCCCTCGGCTTCGCCGCGCCGGGCGTCGACGCAGGCGCGAGGCGAGCTCGCCTCGCTGAGCGGGCGCGCCGGGGTTGGGCGGGTGAGATCAAAGGTCTTTTTGAACATCCCGTAGGCTATTGCTTCCATCCCGTCCGTGACCGCCCGTTGCTTCTCCATCTGACCGACGCCAGTGTCTCACGGACGTGAAACAGGAGATTTTCATCACGAGGCTCGTTCAACAGCGGAAGCAGAAAGGGAACGACCTTCGACCCGAATTTGGCCAAGGCCGCCGCCGCTTCCACTCGTGTACATGTCCGGTCCAACGCCGCGACAAGCGAAGGGATGGCCCTCTCGTCGCCGATCATGCCCAGTGCCCGAGCCGCCGCGCTTTGCGTGATCGCTTCTTCATTCCATTGGTCTCCGCAGCCGGCCACCGGCCTCGTCACTTCCGGAGGATTGGCCCCTGTGACGACATCGATCAGGACCGGAACGGCGCGTCGATCGCCGATCCGTCCGAGTGCTTCAACCGCCACCGTCCGCAGTCCGGGCTCGCGCATGACCATGAACAGATGCTCGACCGCCTGGGGATCACCGATCTCGCCGAGGGCTCGCACCGCATCTTCGCGAACCGCCGAGTCTCGATCGTTGAACAACACCGACAACAGCGGTTCCACAGCCCCTTTCGATTTTGACTTCCCCAACGATTCCACCGCATGCAGACGAACGAGCCAGTCCTCATGCTGCAACTCCTTCAAGAGCGATGGAATCGCCGCGTCGCCGATGGCGGCCAGAGCGGCAGCCGTTTCCTCACGAACCGCTTTGACTTTGTCCTGAAGCAGCGGAAGGAGCGGCTCAACCGCATCTGTGTTCCGTACCCGCCCCAACGCCTTGGCCGCGTGCATCCGAACGATCCAGTCGCCGCTGCGCAGGGCCGCGATGAGCGGCGCGAGCACCCGCTCATCCGCAATGGCGGCCAGGATGGCCGACGCTGATTCCTGGACCGAGAGATCCGGCTCCATGAGGCAGGTTCCCACTGCATCGACGGCCGAGGCTCCGATCGAGCGCAACGCTTCAATCGCCGCCTCCCGCACGGAACGGTCCTGGTCCCGAAGGAGGGCCACCAGGGGAACCACCGCTCGCGGATCTTGGAAGGTGCCGAGCAGGACGGCCGCTTCACCACGGATAGCCCAATCCTGGTCCTTGAGTGCCGCGATCTGTTCCGTCACTATATCGGTCATGCTGTCATCCGGCCCACGCGAAGGATCGTGGTTCACGTGGGGAAAGAACTCGCGGTCGTCACCGAAGAGCGATGGATTCGCGCGTGCGTGTCACGCGATGTCGCCGGACGGGCCAAATCGCCCGGTTTGCCCTAACGGTCGATCGACGCGCAGGTTGTCGGCCTGACTTGAGCTGATCTCCACCACTTCATCAGGAGGCGTCCATCCAAGCTTATCCAACGTATCGAGCACGATCTGTTTCAGAGCGTCTTTGGCTGTCAGCCGAACAGACGCGTAAGAGAGCACGCGTTCCTTTTCAGCCTCGACTTCGGACGCTTTGGGGTCGTAGAGGAAGGCAATCAAGGGTTCGATGGCCGCGTCTCCGATCACCGCCAGCGCCGCCGCGGCCTTTTCACGCAAGACTCCGTCTTTCAGCAGCATGATCAAATCCGGAATCACGCGAGGATCGCGAAACTGACCGAGGGCCGTGGCGGCGGCTTCCTTGATGAACGCATCTTCGCTGACGATGCATCCGGGTGTCGGCGTGCCCTCCTGTTTGATGCCCTTGCCCTTCAAGGCGTCCAACACGGCCGGGAGCGCGCGCGCATCGCCGATCATGCCGAGTGAGGCGATGGCATGGCGCTTCACGGCTCCGTCTTTCATGGCTTCAACCAGCGCGTCGATTGCGCGGGGATCACCGATCATGCCGAGCGCGATGGTCGCGTCTTCGCGAACGGCTCGGTCAGCATCCTTCAAGGCGGCGATCAAGGCATCCACGACCTTGGCGTCCTGGACCCAGGACCTGCCGATTTGATAGTCGGTGGTCATCCCGCCCAACGCGCGGGCCGCGTGACATCGAACCACAAAATCCTTGTCTTTGAGACTGTCGATCAACGGATCGACCGAGGGATACCCGATGTACACCAGCGCCGTTCCGGCTGTCTCGCGCACGATCTTCGAAGAATCCCGAAACAGCTTGATCAGGGACGGAATGGCTTTTGGATCGGCGATTCTGCCCAAGGCTTCCGCGGCTGCGCTTTTGACGGCCCCGTCCCGGTCGCGACAGGCGCCGATCAGCGCGTCGACCGCTCTGGAGTCCTTGATCTTGCCGGCCGCCTTGGCGGCATATTCGCGTATGCGCCAACGTTCGTCTTTCATGGCGGTCACCAGGCGATCGACCAGGATCGGACCTATCTTTACCGCGGCCTCGACCGCTTGATCGCGAACTTCCATGATGGAATCGTTGAAAAGGCCGACCAGAGCTTCGACCGCCTTCGGGCCGCCGATTTTCGCGACGCCGCAGCCTGCATGGGCCCGCACGGACCAGAAGTCATCGCCGCAAGCGCTGATCAGCGCGTCCAGGGTAACGGGATCGCCCAGGTCGGCCAGCGTCTTCGCCGCCTCCTCTCGGGTGGCATCGTCCACATCTTCAAGCGCTTCCAACAGATCGTCGAGTGCGTTAGCCATCGTTCGGTTTCTGATCGTAATAGGCGTCGCGTTGCCCGCCGTAGGGGTACATGCGTTTGCACACCACCACCAACGCCTGTGTCCCGCGGCCTTCGACGCATTGATCCAAGGATTTTGAAAAATCGAGCGTGCCGTTGAGATTCACCGTAAAGGGAAAATCGAATGTGAAGCTGATGAACTTATACTTGCCCGGCTTCAACCGCAGTTCCCGGCGCTCGGATGTCTTGGGCGCATCGAGCGACTCGGGATCCGAATTCCAGATCGAGGGCGTCACACCTGGGACTTGCCACCAGGAAGTGGGGACCAGCTTCGTGGCGTCGATGGTAATCCCATGTTCCCTGAGATGAGCAGCCGGAGGGTCTCCCGCTGACCCCTCCTTCGAGTCGGCCATAACCAGCAGGCTCGTCAGCGTGCAACCCCATATCAGGAGAGACCAATGTCGCATGAGGGTAGCGTAGCGCATGGTTGACTAACGTTTCTTGCGGGGCCGTGCGGCTGGAGTGGCCCCGGCGGTTTCGAAAATTTCCTCCACGGCCTGACTCTCCCATTCCATGTGAGTTTCCAGCTTCAGGATTTTCATCACGGTGGCTCCGGTATCGATGATCGACACCGGCCGACGGATGAGTCGGCCATGTTTTATTCCGGCTCCCGAGGCGATCCAGGGAACGACCGGCGACTCTGTCGTGGGGACCTCGGCGCCAGGGTCGGTCCCCCTTCCGCTGAGAGTGGTGACGACGACGGTGGTGCGCCCGGAAAGTGAATACTCCTGAAAGAGGTTCAGGACAGACTTCATGGCGTCATCGACCGTTCGTAACGCCTCTCGATATTCTTTCGAGTCCCAGCCGTGGGTTACTCCGGCCCTTCCTGCTTCCGGGAGGTGAACCACCAGCAAATGAGGCAGGGAGAGAATCGCGTGCCCATATCCGTGTCCGCTGGTCGCCTTTTGCAGATACTGCTGGATGTAGGCGACGAGTTTTTGAGAGCCGCACTCGGGCCGCAATGCCCCGCAGAGTTGATAGTCGGTGTAGGGTTCCGGCTTGGCGAGCTGATACAGAGACTCATCCATGTAAAAGATGGCGCTGTCTCGGCCCCCGCTCAGATCCAGGTAGTCAAAGAGGCTGGGATGGCGAGGGTACCCTCGGCTGAATTCAAAAAAGTTCCACGTAATTCCATGTTTTTCCACCGGCATGCCGGTCACGAGCGATGCCATCGTGGGCAATCGTAGGGCCGGCTTAACTCCGCTCGCGGACCAGGTCACCGACCCGTCCTTGATGAGCTTGCTCAGGACCGGCATCGTTCCGCCTTTGAGCGATTCTTGACCGAATCCCTCCAGCACAAAGAGGATGACATGTTCCGTCCCAGTCCCCGGGGGTGCTGTTTCTTTCCCGATCGGGAGCGCCGCACCACCGGCTGCGTAGACCCCGGTTTCAAATAAGACGGTCAGGAGACCGACAAGGATCGAGCGAAGGTGCCGTGATGGAGATGTCATAGCGCAGTATCACCCGCATGTATCCTAACAGGATGCTGAAAAAGTCCGCCAGCTTCGTTCTCGCCTCGCCCGCCTCGCAAAGTCGGCGACGCGGGCTCAGAGGCTCAACGTACCGAAACGTACGCTCGCCCCTTCACTCGCTGCGGTCTTGCCGGACAGCCTTTTTGAGCATCCTGAAGTAATTCTGGTGTCAGCACCGAACGGAAAATTCTGGCCATATGGCATCGACCACGTTTTTCCGCAGCCTGCTGAAGTAAGAACGGTACCCTAACATGCAAATTTTCCGGAAGGCAAGGTGGGGAAGCACCGGGCGATTGCTGGCGGAACCGCCTTCCGGCTGCTATGCTGAAACCGCTCACCGTTTCCATCCGTGCGCAGGGGCGAGAAAGGGGAGGCGATGTCGGGTCAAGTTTTTCATCAGCAGCCTCCCATCTGCCTGCTGTCTTATCAATCGTATCGACCCATTGTTTTGTTTCTCGCGCTTGCGGTGTTCATCACCGCCGCCCCCGCGCTCGCTGATATCAGGGTTGTCAATGCGCAAGGCGAGTACCGGATGGGTGACCGCGATACCCGTGAAGATGCCGTCCGACTCGCGACCGAGGCGGCCAAGCGGAACGCCCTCGAACAAGTCGCGACCTACCTTGAGAGCGTCACCGTCGTGAGTGACATGGATGTGACCAAAGATGAAATCCGTACCTACACGGCTGGATTAGTGATCGTGCTCAATCAGCGGATCTCCACGGCTCTCGACGGCGATGTCGTGGTGATAACAGCGGACCTCCTGGCGCAGATGGATACGGAAGAAGTGGCGCGGGCGATTACGGCGCTTCGGGAAAACGAGGATGCCCGTGTTCAGCTGGCCGAACTGAAACAAGAAAATGAACAGCTGCAAGAGGAACTCAAATCGGCCAATCAAGCGTTGGGCAATGCATCCACACCGGATCAGATCCAGCAGGCGGCGCACAAGCGGAAGGAAATCATCGATCGGGTACAATCAAACGCCATGGTGTCGCAGGCTTGGACAAATTGGGTGTTGGTCTCACCGGTTGGTTTCCCCCAATCCCTGCTCAATAACGCGATCGGCCTTTCCCCGAACAATCCACATGTCGCGATCGCGCAACAGATCATCACCAGCCGGCAACCGGCTCCGCCTCACGCGCCGAGGCCTGGGAGCAAGCCTGGCCGGATGCCGAGCCATGAGCTGGTGCCGCCTCCTGGTGGATTGCCGGGCGCTCGGCCATTGAATGAGATCATTCATCGGACACCCGGATCGCCTCAGGGTGATCGTCAATCTGTCCAAGGTTTTGGCGGAGCAAGGCGAGTGCCTCAGGGGCCGCCGGGATTGCAGCAACCAGGTCCGCCTCATCGGGGAACTCCGTCCTTCGGGGCACCGGGCGGAGGCCGCTAAAATGGAAGCCTTGAAGAAGAACCTTGGAATCCTTGTTACGGCGGTGGGGTTCTGGCTTAGCTGGGGAAATGGGTTCATCACGAGTTCAGCTGCCGAAGTGGGCTATTCTCCCGATCAGTATTGGATCGGCAAAGGCCAGGGTGATCTTACCAAAGGCCAGGTTGTCTGCCGGCGTGTGTCGGAGCTTTCAGCTCGGACCGATCTGGCCAAGCAAATTCGTGTGTTGGTCAAGGAACACATGATCGACCGTGTCCGTGAACGGTCGGGGCGCGAGAGCGAACAAGACATCGAACTGACTCGTGAAGAAATCGTTCAGGAATACCTACGAGACGTGAAAATCATTGATCGCCGGATCGATGAAGAGAATAAGATTTGTACGGCGACGGCTGTGATGCCGAAGAATCAAATCCAGCCAAAGGTGACGCCAGAAGTCGCGGAACCCACGCCCGCGGTGGTTCGTTAACCCGCATGCATCGTGACCGTTAGCTGAAATCATCAACCAGAACTACATCGAACAACTTAGCCTTGACGTCGGCCAGCACCTGACGATAGCCAGGCCGTGCATCCGCATCCTTGGTGCCAGAAATAGCGCGATCTTCATAGCGCTGGATAATCTCCCAGCCATGCTGTCGTGCGGCATAGTTCTCACAACTTCGATACTGGTCTATAATCGATGTTTCTCGCTGACTTTCACTGCAAAAGCGGGCGTACAACGCGACTCTCATGGCTCAATCCCTGCTAATGTCCGGTCTGCTTTGTGAACCTTAGTGCGTTCAGGTCGATGATCACGGTGGCGGCTCTTTTAGCCGGAATGTTTCTTGCGCATGATTGAAACTACAACGTGCGGCGATACTTCACGAAAAACCGTTTGAGTTAATATTTCATACGCCCACGTATAGTCGGGCAGACCACTACCCGAATCAGCAAGAACCACACCAATACAGCCATGCCGTGGCCCAAGAATTCCTGATGCAACCTCGACGATGCCGGTGAATGCCTTCGGATCACAGATGGCTCCAGTATCCTTCGGTGTGAATCCATTTATAATGGGGAATGACTGAGACTTCTGAGCTGGGAGAACCTTTTGCTTGAAAACTTTATGGTGAAGGGTGCCATCATGATGGTGCCTACTATGTAGATCCAATTGTCTATCGCTCATCGGTTTCAAAACAAAATACTCTCCTTTTTGATTGCGCCGTATCCATAAAACAAGGAACAGGTCTGTTCCCTCACGAACCGCGACCGCATATTTATTCTCCCCAGGAACTGTTTTGAGATTCATCAGCCCAACCTTGGAGCTTGCAGCACGCTGCTTCCGTGTCTCCTCGAAACAGTACCGCCAGGTGGTCAACTCCTCCGTAGTCATCATGGAAGTGTCAATAGCCTGATACTTTAGCCATCCCTCAAACGTTTGCAGATCATCTTCACTGATAAACTCATTCATTTCACTCATTCCTCCAAAGTCACCTTCAGTGCTTTCGCACGCCTTGCCAAAGTGCTAAGAGGTGGGTCATGTCAACCCTGTTCAAGCCGAGCTGCATAGCCGAGACTAAGCTTCGTCTTGTATGCCAGCGTGGCCTGGGTTAGCTCTTTTTTCTGTCTCAGGTGTTTCATTTGCATTGCAAATCTGTTTTGTTCACCCATGCTCTACTTCATATCATGTGACGCCTCCTAGGTGAGACGGTTGATTGCACCGACCGACTCTCGGACGGCAGCTATAAGCTGAAGATGGTTTTCAGTCAACTCCCAGAGAACGATGAACCAAAGGTTCGCCATCAAAGCAGGCCAATCTTGTCCCTCAGTATTCATAAGCGTTTCCGCTGTTCCGCTTCATTGCGCTCCTACCTCTTTTTCAGGTAAGAACATCTTCCCATGCCGGTCGAGAATAATTTCCAGCACGACGAGCTATCGCGAAAGAGTCCGGGCGAGCGATTGAGTTTCGCCGACCTGGCAGATGCGGTCCCTCCGGATTCCCCAGCCTGGGCTGAGACCATGTCCGCGTACGGAACAAGTCTGTTTCAGGCCGGAGTCGCTGCCATTGTCTTGCTCCATGGCTCGCTCCACGGCACCGATGTCTTCGGCGCGCAGCGGTTGGATGAGGTGGGTGGGCTCAAGCGAGGGTATTCACGGGGCGTCTCGGGGCTCGATGCCTTGCTTGCCGCGATGCGCGAGGACAGCAACGGGATTCTGGCGCTGCCGGGCGGGCTCACACCGCCGCTTCCGGACGATGATGCGACGAAAACCATTCTGGATGAACAGATCGGTGACGCGGGGAACTTCACCGGCGAGTATGTCGACTCGTTGAGGAAGGCCATCAATAAGAAGCTGACGCAGCCGATCTCCTGCACCAGGTTGCTCTGGTCATCGGAACATCACCATCTTGGGCGGGCGCTCGCCGCCGTGTCCCTGCTCGCCGAACTGCACAAGCTCTGTCAGCATCAGAACTTGGGAAAGGGGCACCGCATTCTCATCCAAGCGCATGGGCAAGCCGGACTCACGCTGGCGTTCGTGTCGAATCTTCTCTGCCCAAGCCCCATCACTGGTCGGCCAAAGCTGCTTGACACGTTGACCGGCTATGCCGCCCAGGCCGGTCAGACCACACTCATCGACACGATCAAACTTGTTGAGTCCATGCTCGCGACCGCGTCGCCCCTTCATGGAGTGACACTCGACATAGTGACCTTCGGCACGCCGGTTCGCTATGGGTGGGATCCTTCCGGAATCGGAAAGCTGCTGCACGTCGTGAATCACCGGAACTTGCGGACAGATGGAAAAAGTTGGCTGGCGAAGATGGAGCTGCCTCAGATAACCATGGAGATGCCGATCGCCTGGGGTGGAGATTACGTTCAGGAATTAGCCGTTGCGGGCAGCGATGCCGTCCCGCCGACTGAACCGGCCAAGGCGGCGAATAGGAAAGTGTGGGAGATGGTCGAGCCATACGATGGATTTGAACGGTGGCTGGAATGCGCAAGACGCGCGGTGCGGTTCCCGAGCGAAGGCCGCTGTTTGCTGGTGGACTACAAGGACAGCACCGGCTCGACGAATCCTCGTGACCACTACTATGGCCACGCAGTCTATACGCGCCGGCGCGCCCTGCTGTTCAACACGACGCAGATCATCCGTGCCTTCTATGAGACTTAAGCATGCCCAGGGGCGCTGGAGGTCGCCATAGGTTCATTCCCGCTGCCGCTGGATCTGTAGCCTGAGTCCTGGTTGAAGGCCGCCGGTAACACCTCTTCGATCCGTTCCGTCAGGATGAAGGTCAGCTCATCGCGCACTTCCTGCGGGACTTCTTTGAGATCTTTCTCATTGGCCTTCGGGATGATGATCCGTTTGATTCCCGCGCGATGCGCCGCCAGCACTTTTTCTTTGATGCCGCCCACCGGCAGGACAAGCCCGCTTAAGCTGATTTCGCCGGTCATGGCGGTGTCGCTTCGCACGGCCTTACCCTCGTAGGCGGAAGCCAGGGCGGTCGCCATGGTGATGCCGGCCGATGGCCCATCTTTCGGGATGGCTCCGGACGGCACATGGATGTGGAGCCCGTTTCGTTTGAACCGGGAGATGTCCAACCCCATGCTTTCCGCATGCGACCACAGATAGCTTCTGGCCGCGCGCGCGGACTCCTGCATGACGTCGCCCAACTGCCCCGTCAGGGTCAATTCGTGACTTCCAGGGAGTAAGGTGGTTTCGACATAAAGGACATCGCCGCCGGTCGGGGTCCAAGCGAGGCCGGTGGCGACGCCTGGAGGCAGGCTCTTCCGGGCCTCTTCCGGCATAAACCGTTCGGAGCCCAACCACTCGCCGAGAATGTCGGGTGGAATGGCGACAGGCCGTCGTTCCTGGCCTTCCCGGAGATCGGCGAATGTCAAGGCCACTTTTCTGGTCAACCGTCCGAGCATCTGCTCAAGCTGGCGCACGCCGGCTTCTCTGGTGTAGCGCGAAATGACGAGATTCAGTACCTCGTCCGTAAGCACGGCTTGGCTTGCCTCGATGCCTGCCTCCGTGAGCCGTCTCGGCCAGAGATAGCGTCGAGCGATCTCGGCTTTCTCGCGCTCGCTGTACCCTTGAAGGCGAATGATTTCCATCCGATCCAACAAGGGTTGGCTGATGGTGTCGAGGGTATTGGCCGTGGTGATAAAGAAAACCTTGGAGAGGTCAAACGGAAGATCCAAATAGTGATCACGGAATGTGTGATTCTGCGCCGGATCCAAAATTTCCAAGAGGGCCGAAGCCGGATCGCCTCGAAAATCCCGCCCCATCTTGTCGACTTCATCGAGCATCAAGACCGGATTGTTGACGCCCGCACGGCGGATGGCCTGGATGATGCGGCCCGGCAGCGAGCCGACGTAGGTGCGGCGATGGCCGCGCAATTCTGCTTCATCGTGGACACCACCCAAACTGAATCGTTCGAAGGTCCGGCCCATCGCCCTTGCGATCGACTGGCCCAAGCTTGTTTTCCCGACGCCGGGAGGGCCGACGAGACAGAGAATCGGGGCCTTGGCGGTCGGATTGAGTTTCAAGACCGCCAGGTGCTCGACGATCCGCTCTTTCACTTCCTTGATCCCGTAATGATCCTCTTCCAACACCTGACGGACCGTTGAGAGATCGAGATGTTCCTCGGATGCCTTGTTCCAAGGAAGTTCGAGGACCAGCTCCAGATAGGCCCGAAGGACCTGATGGTCCGGCGAGGTCGGCGGCACTTTGCCCAATCTCGTGGCCTCGCGCTCGACTTCCTTGCGCACGTGCTCGGGTAAGTCGGCTTCGGCAATCTGCTTTTTCAACCGGGCGACCTCGTTCTCTTCATTCTCATCTTCGCCCAGCTCTTGCTGGATGGCCTTCAGTTGTTCGCGCAAGATGTACTCGCGCTGACTTTTGCCGATTTTTGTCTGGGCATCCTGGGCGATCTTTTCTCGCAACTGAAGTATTTGGATTTCCTTGGACAGCGCGGTGTACAGGCTGCGCAAAAGGTCCAAGGTCGAGGAACTTTCGAGCAATTGCTGCTCTTCCACCGCATTGAGATTGACGAGTGAGGCGATGCGATAGGCCAGCGCGACGGAATCGTCCTCATTGCTCAGCACCGCCCCCACTTCCTGAATGCCCGGAGCTTGGATCAATCGGGGCAACTCGGACACAAGTTCTTGAACGGCTCGGTGAAGGGCTTTGACTTCAGGCCCATCGTCCGATGGACGCCCCAGGGTGCGGACACGAGCCGTGGAGTAGGGGGTGGACTGTTCTTCTTTCAGGAGGACAACGCGATCCAATCCCTGTACCAGCACATGGATCGTTCCCTCGGACAACTGACCGATTTGCTTGACGATCGCCTTCGTGCCGATGGAATACAGATCGGCCAAGACGGGC
This genomic window contains:
- a CDS encoding HEAT repeat domain-containing protein, whose protein sequence is MTDIVTEQIAALKDQDWAIRGEAAVLLGTFQDPRAVVPLVALLRDQDRSVREAAIEALRSIGASAVDAVGTCLMEPDLSVQESASAILAAIADERVLAPLIAALRSGDWIVRMHAAKALGRVRNTDAVEPLLPLLQDKVKAVREETAAALAAIGDAAIPSLLKELQHEDWLVRLHAVESLGKSKSKGAVEPLLSVLFNDRDSAVREDAVRALGEIGDPQAVEHLFMVMREPGLRTVAVEALGRIGDRRAVPVLIDVVTGANPPEVTRPVAGCGDQWNEEAITQSAAARALGMIGDERAIPSLVAALDRTCTRVEAAAALAKFGSKVVPFLLPLLNEPRDENLLFHVRETLASVRWRSNGRSRTGWKQ
- a CDS encoding alkaline phosphatase family protein: MTSPSRHLRSILVGLLTVLFETGVYAAGGAALPIGKETAPPGTGTEHVILFVLEGFGQESLKGGTMPVLSKLIKDGSVTWSASGVKPALRLPTMASLVTGMPVEKHGITWNFFEFSRGYPRHPSLFDYLDLSGGRDSAIFYMDESLYQLAKPEPYTDYQLCGALRPECGSQKLVAYIQQYLQKATSGHGYGHAILSLPHLLVVHLPEAGRAGVTHGWDSKEYREALRTVDDAMKSVLNLFQEYSLSGRTTVVVTTLSGRGTDPGAEVPTTESPVVPWIASGAGIKHGRLIRRPVSIIDTGATVMKILKLETHMEWESQAVEEIFETAGATPAARPRKKR
- the lon gene encoding endopeptidase La; its protein translation is MEHTVLSTLPILPVKRTVLFPGVMIPLTVGRERSVAAINAAMKTEEKTIVVVAQRDPQTEEPVLADLYSIGTKAIVKQIGQLSEGTIHVLVQGLDRVVLLKEEQSTPYSTARVRTLGRPSDDGPEVKALHRAVQELVSELPRLIQAPGIQEVGAVLSNEDDSVALAYRIASLVNLNAVEEQQLLESSSTLDLLRSLYTALSKEIQILQLREKIAQDAQTKIGKSQREYILREQLKAIQQELGEDENEENEVARLKKQIAEADLPEHVRKEVEREATRLGKVPPTSPDHQVLRAYLELVLELPWNKASEEHLDLSTVRQVLEEDHYGIKEVKERIVEHLAVLKLNPTAKAPILCLVGPPGVGKTSLGQSIARAMGRTFERFSLGGVHDEAELRGHRRTYVGSLPGRIIQAIRRAGVNNPVLMLDEVDKMGRDFRGDPASALLEILDPAQNHTFRDHYLDLPFDLSKVFFITTANTLDTISQPLLDRMEIIRLQGYSEREKAEIARRYLWPRRLTEAGIEASQAVLTDEVLNLVISRYTREAGVRQLEQMLGRLTRKVALTFADLREGQERRPVAIPPDILGEWLGSERFMPEEARKSLPPGVATGLAWTPTGGDVLYVETTLLPGSHELTLTGQLGDVMQESARAARSYLWSHAESMGLDISRFKRNGLHIHVPSGAIPKDGPSAGITMATALASAYEGKAVRSDTAMTGEISLSGLVLPVGGIKEKVLAAHRAGIKRIIIPKANEKDLKEVPQEVRDELTFILTERIEEVLPAAFNQDSGYRSSGSGNEPMATSSAPGHA
- a CDS encoding YlbF family regulator, with translation MSGQVFHQQPPICLLSYQSYRPIVLFLALAVFITAAPALADIRVVNAQGEYRMGDRDTREDAVRLATEAAKRNALEQVATYLESVTVVSDMDVTKDEIRTYTAGLVIVLNQRISTALDGDVVVITADLLAQMDTEEVARAITALRENEDARVQLAELKQENEQLQEELKSANQALGNASTPDQIQQAAHKRKEIIDRVQSNAMVSQAWTNWVLVSPVGFPQSLLNNAIGLSPNNPHVAIAQQIITSRQPAPPHAPRPGSKPGRMPSHELVPPPGGLPGARPLNEIIHRTPGSPQGDRQSVQGFGGARRVPQGPPGLQQPGPPHRGTPSFGAPGGGR
- a CDS encoding recombinase family protein, producing MRVALYARFCSESQRETSIIDQYRSCENYAARQHGWEIIQRYEDRAISGTKDADARPGYRQVLADVKAKLFDVVLVDDFS
- a CDS encoding HEAT repeat domain-containing protein, whose translation is MANALDDLLEALEDVDDATREEAAKTLADLGDPVTLDALISACGDDFWSVRAHAGCGVAKIGGPKAVEALVGLFNDSIMEVRDQAVEAAVKIGPILVDRLVTAMKDERWRIREYAAKAAGKIKDSRAVDALIGACRDRDGAVKSAAAEALGRIADPKAIPSLIKLFRDSSKIVRETAGTALVYIGYPSVDPLIDSLKDKDFVVRCHAARALGGMTTDYQIGRSWVQDAKVVDALIAALKDADRAVREDATIALGMIGDPRAIDALVEAMKDGAVKRHAIASLGMIGDARALPAVLDALKGKGIKQEGTPTPGCIVSEDAFIKEAAATALGQFRDPRVIPDLIMLLKDGVLREKAAAALAVIGDAAIEPLIAFLYDPKASEVEAEKERVLSYASVRLTAKDALKQIVLDTLDKLGWTPPDEVVEISSSQADNLRVDRPLGQTGRFGPSGDIA